A genomic segment from Kallotenue papyrolyticum encodes:
- a CDS encoding amylo-alpha-1,6-glucosidase encodes MSRSTHQTRQALRFGPIELQAGDARPAPYFLSGRKLYAIGTTSGALEPVGAEHLVGEMGGVWAHPVKFLDGWYLSIQDETGRHDLLRCLDFEGHLSDVTMHFVHGALRLTRTDFVADDDAALFSLVEIVNQGEQPWQGTIGFVAEVNILPTWFSGWETGGIELMQDHGLAVAWDKLWQGRWGVVFGSSSTPEAVIFGKRERNPTAELRYHVTLPPGARMELEFLVVCDHQNGHYGALQLFGRLAGRGEELLRDKRERFRRAALEGVTLETPDERVNQDWILAKANLRLLEADYSPYLPGFFLAGIPEYPQLFGCDNTYTTVGATGAGFAGTMRSTLNLLGEYARRACGRVPHEVTTNGRVFNPGNTQETPQFAIAVWDYVRWTGDTAFLRIMYPICREGVMEYLPAIWDWDRDGYPAGDAMVERHGMGPLKLDSACYIYVAWRALAAMARALDRPEADHYDRLADEWLERFERDWWLPEEGLYADSLHSDYQPQLDGHWTQVLPVQLGIARPERAARVIERLEREWVNRWGLVHTREREDRVWTLPTGLLVLAECRQGHADEALRLLNNIALTARYGMLGAFKELIPEGLCFVQLWSAGLYLQGILEGLLGLMPQALEHRLAIAPTLPASWPSVTLRGLRVGAHHLNLTIANAGCTIEHLSGPQRLEIVFHPRGTAVATLETSGPVSADSYATLNDSTGELRFSVGVGQSVTVQSVDGHAQVVYRDRRAEAVPALA; translated from the coding sequence ATGAGCCGTTCGACACATCAAACGCGCCAGGCGCTACGCTTCGGACCGATCGAGTTGCAGGCCGGCGATGCGCGGCCGGCGCCCTATTTCCTGTCGGGACGCAAGCTCTATGCGATCGGGACGACCAGCGGTGCGCTCGAACCGGTAGGCGCGGAGCACCTGGTCGGCGAAATGGGCGGCGTCTGGGCGCACCCGGTCAAATTCCTGGACGGCTGGTACCTCTCGATCCAGGACGAGACCGGGCGTCACGATCTGTTGCGCTGCCTGGATTTTGAGGGCCACCTCAGCGATGTGACGATGCACTTTGTGCACGGCGCGCTGCGCCTGACGCGCACCGACTTCGTTGCCGACGACGACGCTGCGCTGTTTTCACTGGTGGAGATCGTCAATCAGGGTGAGCAGCCCTGGCAGGGCACGATCGGCTTTGTGGCCGAGGTCAACATCCTGCCGACCTGGTTCAGTGGCTGGGAGACTGGCGGCATCGAGCTGATGCAGGATCATGGCCTGGCCGTGGCCTGGGATAAACTCTGGCAAGGGCGCTGGGGCGTGGTCTTCGGCAGCTCGTCCACGCCTGAAGCGGTGATCTTCGGCAAGCGCGAGCGCAACCCCACCGCTGAGCTGCGCTACCACGTGACGCTGCCGCCTGGCGCGCGCATGGAGCTGGAGTTCCTGGTGGTCTGTGATCACCAGAATGGCCACTATGGCGCGCTGCAGCTCTTTGGCCGTCTGGCCGGGCGTGGCGAGGAACTGCTGCGCGACAAGCGCGAACGCTTCCGGCGCGCCGCCCTGGAGGGCGTGACGCTCGAAACGCCCGATGAGCGCGTCAATCAGGACTGGATCCTGGCCAAAGCCAACCTGCGCCTGCTGGAGGCCGATTACAGTCCCTACCTGCCGGGCTTTTTCCTGGCCGGCATCCCCGAATATCCACAGTTGTTCGGCTGCGACAATACCTACACCACCGTTGGCGCGACGGGCGCCGGCTTCGCCGGCACGATGCGCTCCACGCTCAACCTGTTGGGCGAGTATGCGCGCCGCGCCTGTGGACGCGTGCCCCACGAGGTCACTACCAACGGGCGTGTCTTCAATCCCGGCAATACCCAGGAGACGCCCCAGTTCGCCATTGCCGTCTGGGACTACGTGCGGTGGACCGGTGATACCGCTTTTCTGCGCATCATGTACCCGATCTGTCGCGAAGGGGTCATGGAGTACCTGCCGGCGATCTGGGACTGGGATCGTGATGGCTATCCTGCCGGCGATGCCATGGTTGAACGCCACGGCATGGGCCCGCTCAAGCTCGACTCGGCCTGCTACATCTACGTGGCCTGGCGCGCACTGGCGGCGATGGCGCGCGCGCTCGATCGTCCGGAGGCCGATCATTACGATCGCCTGGCCGATGAATGGCTTGAACGCTTCGAGCGGGATTGGTGGCTGCCGGAAGAAGGGCTCTACGCCGACTCGCTCCACAGCGACTACCAGCCGCAGCTCGATGGGCACTGGACGCAGGTGCTGCCCGTGCAACTGGGCATTGCCCGTCCGGAGCGCGCCGCGCGCGTGATCGAACGCCTGGAGCGCGAGTGGGTCAATCGCTGGGGCCTGGTGCATACCCGCGAGCGCGAGGACCGCGTCTGGACGCTGCCGACCGGCCTGCTGGTGCTAGCCGAATGTCGCCAGGGCCACGCCGACGAGGCGCTGCGCCTGCTCAACAACATCGCGCTGACGGCGCGCTACGGCATGCTCGGCGCGTTCAAAGAGCTGATCCCCGAAGGGCTCTGCTTCGTGCAGCTCTGGTCGGCGGGTTTGTATCTGCAGGGCATCCTGGAAGGTTTGCTCGGTCTGATGCCCCAGGCGCTCGAGCATCGCCTCGCCATCGCGCCGACCCTGCCGGCGAGCTGGCCCTCCGTCACGCTGCGCGGGCTGCGCGTGGGCGCGCACCACCTCAATCTGACGATCGCCAACGCCGGCTGCACGATCGAGCATCTGTCCGGCCCGCAGCGCCTGGAGATCGTCTTTCATCCCCGTGGTACAGCGGTTGCAACGCTGGAGACCAGCGGACCTGTGTCTGCCGACTCCTACGCCACACTCAACGACTCCACTGGCGAACTCAGGTTCTCTGTCGGAGTAGGACAGAGTGTTACCGTCCAGAGCGTGGATGGACACGCGCAGGTCGTGTATCGTGATCGCCGCGCCGAAGCGGTGCCGGCGCTGGCCTAG
- a CDS encoding FAD-dependent oxidoreductase, which translates to MAPSRKALIIGAGVAGPAAALLLRRAGIESEIYEAQATPDDYRGLFLNVASNGLAVLHELGLEAELAAAGFRCPWMVMWSGSGKRLAEVRNGAAEGQGPASLVIKRSALHRILREAAEREAIPIYFGKRLIDVELDADRRVTARFDDGTQAEGDLLLGCDGLHSRVRQIIDPGAPAPVYTGLVSCGGFTRQVALPPTPDTQHFIFGRRAFFGYLVKPDGEIYWFNNLAYPGTPRRAELEAIPEAEWRERLLALHRDDQSVIRQIIRATEGAIGRYPIYDIPSLPRWRRGPLVLLGDAAHATSPSAGQGAALALEDALVLAKCLRDRPTTSAAFALYEQLRRERAERVVRLSRQIGNHKATSNPIARWIRDLVLPVVLKRFNSPAQHGWLYAYREPWATPVAEPGRNATRPGSSSSSTIR; encoded by the coding sequence ATGGCTCCTTCACGTAAAGCCCTGATCATCGGCGCGGGCGTTGCCGGTCCCGCAGCGGCGCTCTTGCTGCGGCGCGCCGGCATCGAGTCTGAAATCTACGAAGCGCAGGCCACACCTGACGACTATCGCGGTCTGTTTCTGAACGTGGCCTCGAACGGTCTGGCGGTGCTGCACGAGCTGGGGCTGGAGGCCGAACTGGCAGCCGCAGGGTTTCGCTGCCCGTGGATGGTAATGTGGAGCGGTAGCGGCAAACGGCTGGCTGAGGTGCGCAACGGCGCGGCGGAAGGCCAGGGGCCGGCCAGCCTGGTGATCAAGCGCAGCGCGCTGCACCGTATCCTGCGCGAAGCGGCTGAACGCGAGGCGATCCCGATATATTTCGGGAAGCGGCTGATCGATGTGGAGCTTGACGCTGATCGCCGTGTGACGGCACGCTTCGACGATGGCACGCAGGCGGAGGGCGATCTGCTGCTCGGCTGCGATGGGTTGCACTCGCGTGTCCGGCAGATCATCGATCCCGGCGCGCCGGCGCCGGTGTACACCGGCTTGGTAAGTTGCGGCGGTTTCACGCGTCAGGTGGCACTCCCGCCCACGCCCGACACGCAACATTTCATCTTCGGCAGGCGCGCCTTCTTCGGCTACCTTGTGAAGCCGGACGGCGAGATCTACTGGTTCAACAACCTGGCCTACCCGGGGACGCCGCGCCGCGCCGAGCTGGAGGCGATCCCCGAGGCGGAGTGGCGCGAACGCCTGCTCGCGCTGCATCGCGATGACCAGTCCGTGATCCGTCAGATCATCCGGGCCACGGAGGGCGCGATTGGCCGCTACCCAATCTACGATATTCCCAGCCTGCCGCGCTGGCGTCGCGGCCCGCTGGTACTGCTGGGTGATGCCGCGCACGCTACCTCGCCCAGCGCCGGACAGGGCGCGGCGCTGGCGCTGGAAGACGCGCTGGTGCTGGCCAAGTGTCTGCGCGATCGGCCCACTACCAGCGCTGCCTTCGCGCTCTACGAGCAGCTCCGGCGCGAACGTGCCGAGCGCGTGGTGCGTCTGTCGCGGCAGATCGGCAACCACAAGGCGACCTCCAACCCGATCGCGCGTTGGATCCGCGATCTCGTGCTGCCGGTCGTGCTCAAGCGCTTCAACAGCCCGGCGCAGCATGGCTGGCTGTATGCCTACCGTGAGCCGTGGGCTACCCCGGTGGCGGAGCCAGGCCGCAACGCGACGCGGCCTGGCTCCTCGAGCTCATCCACAATACGCTAA
- a CDS encoding MarR family transcriptional regulator: MTDLSSPATERTLESALVEVMGMRLSTATILFHSAVAERLGLNATDMKCYTLLRQFGPLTAGELAERTGLTTGAITGVIDRLERAGLAQRKRDPDDRRCVVVELVHDPERERAIDQLYAPLGQAISQLVRDYTPAQRAAILDFITRATTILEQETRRLRQMDHASA, from the coding sequence ATGACGGATTTGTCAAGCCCCGCTACCGAAAGAACGCTCGAAAGCGCGCTGGTGGAAGTGATGGGTATGCGCCTCAGCACAGCGACAATCCTGTTCCACAGCGCGGTTGCCGAGCGGCTTGGGCTCAACGCCACCGATATGAAGTGCTACACGCTGCTGCGCCAGTTCGGGCCGTTGACCGCCGGCGAGCTGGCCGAACGCACGGGCCTGACCACCGGCGCGATCACCGGCGTGATCGATCGTCTGGAGCGGGCTGGACTGGCGCAACGCAAGCGTGATCCCGATGATCGACGCTGCGTGGTAGTGGAGCTGGTGCACGATCCCGAGCGCGAGCGCGCTATCGATCAGCTCTACGCGCCGCTGGGCCAGGCCATCAGCCAGCTGGTGCGCGACTACACTCCCGCGCAGCGCGCGGCGATCCTCGATTTCATCACGCGCGCGACCACGATTCTGGAGCAGGAGACCCGGCGCCTGCGCCAGATGGACCATGCGTCAGCGTGA
- a CDS encoding VOC family protein, protein MSKPNQSAVLELRVALTTEDYDRLTRFYSDGLGLEPAQLWTGDEDRALILELGRATLEIFDRPHAELVDRIEAGAPTGERIRFAIRVPDLEAALERLLAYGATLVHPPVITPWRHRNVRLQDPDGLQVTLFQVLDQG, encoded by the coding sequence ATGAGCAAGCCGAACCAATCCGCTGTCCTGGAGCTGCGCGTGGCGCTGACGACGGAGGACTACGACCGACTGACGCGTTTCTACAGCGATGGCCTGGGCCTGGAGCCGGCGCAGCTCTGGACCGGTGACGAGGATCGCGCGCTGATCCTGGAGCTGGGACGCGCCACACTGGAGATCTTCGATCGGCCCCATGCCGAGCTGGTCGATCGCATCGAAGCCGGCGCGCCGACCGGCGAGCGCATCCGCTTCGCGATCCGCGTGCCCGATCTGGAGGCTGCGCTTGAGCGGCTGTTGGCCTATGGCGCGACACTGGTGCATCCGCCGGTGATCACCCCCTGGCGGCACCGCAATGTGCGCCTTCAGGATCCGGATGGCCTGCAGGTGACGCTATTCCAGGTGCTGGATCAGGGTTGA
- a CDS encoding citrate/2-methylcitrate synthase: MTNTAVDATPAEKGLEGIIASKTAISLVDGQNGRLFYQGVEINDLAEHSTFEETVYLLWHGKLPTRAQLDELERNLKAHRALPAPLADILRQLPKEATPMAVLRTAVSALAAFYRDSDAITHDALVRHATILTACLPTIVAAWHRLRQGQPLLEPRDDLSHAANFLYMLNGAAPNERAARVLDIALILHADHGLNASTFAARVTASTLADMFSAITSALGALKGPLHGGANEQVMRMLESIGSVERVKEWIDQALSQKKKIMGFGHRVYRQDDPRALILRRISKEVGEANNDPHWYQLSEAIENYMGEVKPGLPINVDFYSASTYHVLGVPTDLFTPIFAISRVAGWTAHVIEQIANNRLIRPDALYVGPLNVPYVPIEQRG, translated from the coding sequence ATGACGAATACTGCTGTGGATGCGACCCCTGCCGAAAAAGGGCTGGAAGGGATCATTGCATCCAAAACGGCGATCAGTCTGGTTGACGGTCAGAACGGGCGCTTGTTCTATCAGGGCGTTGAGATCAACGATCTGGCCGAGCACTCCACCTTCGAAGAAACCGTCTATCTCCTCTGGCACGGCAAACTGCCCACGCGTGCGCAGCTCGACGAGCTGGAGCGCAACCTGAAGGCGCATCGCGCCCTGCCAGCGCCGCTGGCCGATATTCTGCGCCAGTTGCCCAAAGAGGCCACGCCAATGGCCGTGCTGCGCACGGCGGTCTCGGCGCTGGCGGCCTTCTACCGCGACAGCGATGCGATCACGCATGATGCGCTGGTGCGCCACGCCACGATCCTGACGGCCTGCCTGCCGACGATCGTGGCCGCTTGGCATCGCCTGCGCCAGGGCCAGCCCCTGCTGGAGCCGCGCGATGATCTAAGTCATGCCGCCAACTTTCTCTACATGCTCAATGGCGCGGCGCCCAACGAGCGCGCGGCGCGCGTGCTCGATATTGCGCTGATCCTGCATGCCGATCATGGCTTGAACGCGTCGACCTTCGCCGCGCGCGTAACGGCCTCGACGCTGGCCGATATGTTCTCGGCGATTACCTCGGCGCTGGGTGCGCTCAAAGGTCCGCTGCACGGCGGCGCCAACGAGCAGGTGATGCGCATGCTGGAAAGCATTGGTTCGGTCGAGCGCGTCAAGGAGTGGATCGACCAGGCCCTGAGCCAGAAAAAGAAGATCATGGGCTTTGGCCACCGCGTCTATCGGCAGGACGATCCGCGCGCGCTGATTCTGCGGCGCATCTCCAAAGAGGTGGGCGAGGCCAACAACGATCCGCACTGGTATCAGCTCTCGGAGGCGATCGAGAACTACATGGGTGAGGTCAAGCCCGGCCTGCCGATCAACGTGGACTTCTACTCGGCTTCGACCTACCACGTGCTGGGCGTGCCCACCGATCTGTTCACGCCGATCTTCGCCATCAGCCGCGTGGCGGGCTGGACCGCGCATGTGATCGAGCAGATCGCCAACAACCGCCTGATCCGCCCGGATGCGCTCTACGTCGGGCCGCTGAACGTGCCCTACGTGCCGATCGAGCAGCGCGGCTGA
- a CDS encoding dual OB domain-containing protein: protein MLTDVLILGLARIRSGIILAGMTTTADPVTGLRWVRPIKADLPLTLDDLRYDDGALVQLGDVVQLDLLEPRPAPPHVEQVVARFDAPLPFIRDLTEVRRAAFFPAHLDPDPAAVLRRRERSVCLVRPDQVEAVFTFDAELQRFEARLFPRIGRLHSEDGVPVGDLAWRAWGQRQLGDAEDYLHFDHAELQARVGEIYLTLGLGPRGGPLVLGVHTLPDYRTPELTAEL, encoded by the coding sequence GTGCTGACCGATGTCTTGATTCTGGGACTTGCTCGTATCCGCAGCGGGATCATTCTGGCCGGCATGACCACCACGGCCGATCCCGTCACCGGGCTGCGCTGGGTGCGGCCGATCAAGGCCGATCTGCCGCTGACGCTCGACGATCTGCGCTACGATGACGGCGCGCTGGTGCAATTGGGCGATGTGGTGCAGCTCGATCTGCTGGAGCCACGGCCAGCACCACCGCATGTCGAGCAGGTGGTCGCCCGCTTCGATGCGCCGCTGCCGTTTATCCGCGATCTAACCGAAGTGCGGCGCGCGGCCTTCTTTCCGGCGCATCTCGATCCCGATCCGGCGGCGGTGCTGCGCCGCCGCGAGCGCTCGGTCTGCTTGGTGCGCCCCGACCAGGTCGAAGCGGTCTTTACCTTCGATGCCGAGCTGCAACGCTTTGAAGCGCGTCTGTTTCCGCGCATCGGGCGGCTGCACAGCGAAGACGGCGTGCCCGTGGGCGATCTGGCCTGGCGCGCCTGGGGCCAGCGCCAGCTCGGCGACGCCGAAGACTACCTCCACTTCGATCATGCCGAACTGCAGGCGCGCGTGGGCGAGATCTATCTGACGCTGGGCCTGGGGCCGCGTGGCGGTCCCCTGGTGCTGGGTGTGCACACGCTCCCCGACTATCGCACGCCCGAGCTCACCGCCGAGCTGTAG
- the treS gene encoding maltose alpha-D-glucosyltransferase has product MNSDELWYKDAIFYELHVKAFQDSNGDGIGDFRGLIERLDYLQDLGVDCIWLLPFYPSPLKDDGYDIADYYGIHPDYGTLKDFKQFLRAAHHRGMRVIADLVINHTSDQHPWFQAARADRNSPYRNWYVWSDTPDKYKEARIIFIDTEKSNWTWDPVAGQYYWHRFFSHQPDLNYDNPKVRREMLRVMNYWLDMGLDGFRVDAVPYLFEREGTNCENLPETHAYLKELRRAIDRRYRGRILLAEANQWPEDLLPYFGNGDEFHMAFNFPVMPRMFMALRREERRPIIDIIQRTPDIPENCQWCLFLRNHDELTLEMVTDEERDYMWAEYARDPRMKLNLGIRRRLAPLLDNGRRRIELLNAMLFSLPGSPIIYYGDEIGMGDNIFLGDRNGVRTPMQWSGDRNAGFSKADSERLYAPVIADPVYGYQAVNVEAQLRTPSSLLNWMKRLIRIRKRYQVFGRGSITFLHPENQKVLAYTRAYQQEHVLIVNNLSRFSQPAELDLSHYRGWTPVEMFGETRFPPIGELPYFITLGPHAFYWFRLEPPASA; this is encoded by the coding sequence TTGAACAGCGACGAACTCTGGTACAAAGACGCGATCTTTTACGAACTGCACGTCAAAGCCTTTCAAGACAGCAACGGCGACGGCATCGGCGATTTCCGCGGGCTGATCGAGCGGCTGGACTATCTGCAGGACCTGGGCGTGGACTGCATCTGGCTCCTGCCGTTCTATCCCTCGCCGCTCAAAGACGACGGCTACGATATCGCCGACTACTACGGCATTCATCCCGACTACGGCACGCTCAAGGACTTCAAGCAATTTCTGCGGGCGGCGCACCACCGTGGCATGCGCGTGATCGCCGACCTGGTGATCAACCACACCTCGGATCAACATCCCTGGTTCCAGGCGGCGCGCGCGGATCGCAACTCGCCCTACCGCAACTGGTATGTCTGGAGCGACACGCCCGACAAGTACAAGGAAGCGCGCATCATCTTCATCGACACCGAAAAATCCAACTGGACCTGGGATCCGGTTGCCGGGCAGTACTACTGGCACCGCTTCTTCTCGCACCAGCCCGACTTGAACTACGACAACCCCAAGGTGCGGCGCGAGATGCTGCGCGTGATGAACTACTGGCTGGACATGGGGCTGGACGGCTTTCGGGTGGATGCCGTGCCCTACCTCTTCGAACGCGAGGGCACCAACTGCGAGAATCTGCCCGAAACGCACGCCTACCTCAAGGAGCTGCGGCGCGCTATCGATCGGCGCTACCGTGGGCGCATTCTGCTGGCCGAGGCCAACCAGTGGCCCGAGGATCTCCTGCCCTACTTCGGCAATGGCGACGAGTTCCACATGGCCTTCAACTTCCCGGTGATGCCGCGCATGTTCATGGCGCTGCGCCGCGAAGAACGCCGCCCGATCATCGACATCATCCAGCGCACGCCCGACATCCCCGAGAACTGCCAGTGGTGCCTGTTTCTGCGCAACCACGACGAGCTGACGCTGGAGATGGTCACCGATGAGGAGCGCGACTACATGTGGGCCGAATACGCCCGCGACCCGCGCATGAAGCTCAACCTGGGCATTCGGCGACGCCTGGCGCCGCTGCTGGACAACGGTCGCCGCCGCATCGAGTTGCTGAACGCGATGCTCTTCTCGCTGCCGGGCTCGCCGATCATCTACTACGGCGACGAGATCGGCATGGGCGACAACATCTTCCTGGGCGATCGCAACGGCGTGCGCACGCCCATGCAGTGGAGCGGCGACCGCAACGCCGGCTTCTCCAAGGCCGACAGCGAACGCCTCTACGCGCCGGTGATCGCCGATCCGGTGTATGGCTACCAGGCGGTCAACGTCGAGGCGCAGTTGCGCACGCCCAGCTCGCTGCTCAACTGGATGAAGCGCCTGATCCGCATCCGCAAGCGCTACCAGGTCTTTGGCCGCGGCAGCATCACCTTCCTCCATCCCGAAAACCAGAAAGTGCTGGCCTATACGCGCGCCTACCAGCAGGAGCACGTGCTGATCGTCAACAACCTGTCGCGCTTCTCACAGCCGGCGGAGCTGGACCTGAGCCACTACCGCGGCTGGACGCCGGTGGAGATGTTCGGTGAGACGCGCTTCCCGCCGATCGGTGAGTTGCCCTACTTCATCACGCTCGGCCCGCACGCCTTCTACTGGTTCCGGCTGGAGCCGCCCGCCAGCGCGTAA
- the guaA gene encoding glutamine-hydrolyzing GMP synthase, which yields MTSEAIVVLDFGSQYSQLIVRRLREIGVYSELLPYHVAAEQALALQPRGIVLSGGPASVYAPGAPQLPPWVIDSGLPVLGICYGMQAIAHALGGAVEPSSAREFGPAEITVEQADSPLFAALAPQQRVWMSHGDKLTRLPAGFRAIAHSANSPYAAMGDDARRWYGLQFHPEVAHTPQGREIIRNFAYRICGCRGGWTPGAIVEESVARIRAQVGAGRVICGLSGGVDSAVAAALIGRAVGEQLTCIFVDTGLLRLGEAEQVITTFRNHLRLPLIAVNAAEEFLSALQGVSDPEQKRKIIGETFIRIFEREAEALGEVEFLAQGTLYPDVIESTAADRNVAAKIKTHHNVGGLPERMRLKLVEPLRYLFKDEVRAVGLELGLPEDWVWRHPFPGPGLAVRILGPVTHARAETLRRADAIFLEELRRAGLEREVQQAFAVLLPVQSVGVMGDYRTYADVVALRAVTTEDFMTADWARLPADVLQRAANRIVNEVPGVNRVVYDITSKPPATIEWE from the coding sequence ATGACCAGCGAAGCGATTGTTGTGTTGGATTTCGGCTCGCAGTACAGCCAGTTGATCGTGCGGCGGCTGCGAGAGATCGGTGTGTATAGCGAGCTGCTGCCCTACCATGTCGCGGCGGAGCAGGCGCTCGCCCTCCAGCCCAGGGGCATCGTGCTGTCGGGCGGTCCCGCCAGCGTCTATGCGCCCGGCGCGCCGCAGTTGCCGCCCTGGGTGATCGACAGCGGCCTGCCGGTGCTGGGCATCTGCTACGGCATGCAGGCCATCGCCCACGCCCTGGGCGGCGCGGTCGAGCCCTCCAGCGCGCGCGAGTTCGGCCCGGCAGAGATCACCGTCGAGCAGGCCGACTCGCCGCTGTTTGCCGCGCTCGCGCCCCAGCAGCGCGTCTGGATGAGCCATGGCGACAAGCTGACGCGGCTGCCGGCGGGCTTCCGGGCGATCGCCCATTCGGCCAACTCGCCCTACGCGGCCATGGGCGATGACGCACGGCGCTGGTATGGCCTGCAGTTCCACCCCGAAGTGGCGCACACGCCGCAGGGCCGCGAGATCATCCGCAACTTCGCCTACCGCATCTGCGGCTGCCGCGGTGGCTGGACGCCGGGAGCGATCGTCGAGGAGAGCGTGGCGCGCATTCGGGCGCAGGTTGGTGCGGGCCGCGTGATCTGCGGCCTGAGCGGCGGCGTCGACTCGGCGGTGGCGGCGGCGTTGATCGGCCGCGCCGTGGGCGAGCAACTGACCTGCATCTTCGTGGATACCGGCCTGCTGCGCCTGGGCGAGGCCGAGCAGGTGATCACCACCTTTCGCAACCACCTCCGCCTCCCGTTGATCGCCGTCAACGCCGCGGAAGAGTTTTTGAGCGCGCTGCAGGGCGTCAGCGATCCGGAGCAGAAGCGCAAAATCATCGGCGAGACGTTTATCCGCATCTTTGAGCGCGAAGCCGAGGCGCTCGGCGAGGTCGAGTTCCTGGCGCAGGGCACGCTCTATCCCGACGTGATCGAAAGCACCGCCGCCGACCGCAACGTGGCGGCCAAGATCAAGACGCACCACAACGTCGGCGGGCTGCCCGAGCGCATGCGCCTGAAGCTGGTCGAGCCGCTGCGCTACCTGTTCAAGGACGAGGTACGCGCCGTGGGCCTGGAGCTGGGCCTACCTGAAGACTGGGTCTGGCGGCACCCCTTCCCCGGCCCCGGCCTGGCGGTGCGCATCCTGGGGCCGGTGACGCACGCACGCGCCGAGACCTTGCGCCGCGCCGATGCGATCTTTCTGGAAGAGCTGCGCCGCGCCGGGCTGGAGCGCGAGGTGCAGCAGGCCTTTGCCGTGCTGCTGCCGGTGCAGAGCGTGGGCGTGATGGGCGACTACCGCACCTATGCCGATGTGGTGGCGCTACGCGCCGTCACCACCGAAGACTTCATGACCGCCGACTGGGCACGGCTGCCGGCCGATGTGCTGCAGCGCGCCGCCAATCGCATCGTCAACGAAGTGCCGGGCGTCAACCGCGTGGTGTATGACATCACCTCCAAGCCGCCCGCCACGATCGAATGGGAGTGA
- a CDS encoding LacI family DNA-binding transcriptional regulator: protein MATIKDVARRAGVGVATVSRVINQSGPVSAATRQRVLTAIAELQFQPSRAARHLATAQSGTIGVILPYLTRPFFVSVLRGIEALVAETDYNLHIFNIETRQKRDYYLTQAPFRGRVDGLLIVSLPLHEAHVARLGQLRIPTVLIDTHYPSLPSISVDNVAGGRLATEHLIELGHRRIAYIAGPAEPELGFTVNLERRTGYLQALQVHGLPVRDEYMLLRGDGMTWGARMAEALLDLAEPPTAVVAASDELAIGALQVARARGLQVPEQLAIIGFDDIELARFLGLSTVRQPMDRMGRVATETLMRAMRLRQMPSPRALRLPLEVVVRETTRRNAAETQPVQAGHAPQLAGEDRHTVIIKRHTPAKES from the coding sequence ATGGCAACGATCAAAGATGTCGCGCGGCGCGCCGGTGTAGGTGTGGCGACCGTCTCGCGGGTGATCAATCAATCCGGTCCGGTGAGTGCAGCGACGCGGCAGCGCGTGCTGACGGCGATCGCCGAGCTGCAGTTTCAGCCCAGCCGGGCGGCGCGGCACCTGGCCACGGCGCAGAGCGGCACCATCGGCGTCATCCTGCCGTACCTGACGCGGCCCTTTTTCGTATCGGTGTTGCGCGGCATCGAGGCGCTGGTGGCCGAGACCGACTACAACCTACATATTTTCAACATCGAGACGCGCCAGAAGCGCGATTACTACCTGACGCAGGCGCCGTTTCGCGGGCGGGTGGATGGCTTGCTGATCGTGTCATTGCCGCTGCACGAAGCGCATGTGGCGCGCCTCGGGCAACTGCGCATCCCGACGGTGCTGATCGATACGCACTACCCGAGCCTGCCCTCGATCAGCGTCGATAACGTTGCCGGCGGGCGGCTGGCGACCGAGCATCTGATCGAGCTGGGCCATCGGCGTATTGCCTACATTGCCGGGCCGGCTGAGCCGGAGCTGGGCTTTACCGTCAATCTGGAGCGGCGCACCGGCTACTTGCAGGCCTTGCAGGTCCACGGCCTCCCGGTGCGCGACGAGTATATGCTGTTGCGCGGAGATGGCATGACCTGGGGCGCGCGCATGGCCGAGGCGCTGCTCGATCTGGCGGAGCCGCCGACGGCGGTGGTGGCGGCCAGCGACGAGCTGGCGATCGGCGCGCTGCAGGTGGCGCGCGCGCGTGGGCTGCAGGTGCCGGAGCAGTTGGCGATCATCGGCTTCGATGATATTGAGCTGGCGCGCTTTCTCGGCCTGTCCACCGTGCGCCAGCCGATGGATCGCATGGGCCGGGTCGCGACGGAAACCTTGATGCGCGCCATGCGCCTGCGCCAGATGCCGTCGCCGCGCGCGCTGCGGCTGCCCCTGGAGGTGGTTGTGCGCGAGACGACGCGGCGCAACGCCGCCGAGACGCAGCCCGTGCAGGCGGGTCATGCGCCGCAACTCGCCGGCGAGGACCGACATACCGTGATCATCAAACGACACACACCAGCGAAGGAGTCATGA